A window of the Acidobacteriota bacterium genome harbors these coding sequences:
- a CDS encoding helix-turn-helix transcriptional regulator produces the protein MHGPFDQKIAARIGANIRKRRKLELKLTQEQLAEAGGYEPGYISEVERAVKRPSLGFLFNIARALNTSAAELLEGVDETPLEEVMEQETDPDLRFEIQNRFQELHGLLEEYLHNGSQPALLSGARQR, from the coding sequence ATGCATGGACCGTTTGATCAGAAAATCGCCGCCCGCATCGGAGCCAACATCCGCAAGCGGCGCAAATTGGAACTGAAGTTGACCCAGGAACAACTGGCCGAGGCCGGAGGCTACGAGCCCGGATACATCAGCGAGGTTGAGCGGGCCGTCAAGCGTCCTTCGCTGGGCTTTCTTTTCAACATCGCCCGGGCGCTCAACACTTCGGCAGCCGAACTGCTGGAGGGAGTCGACGAGACGCCCCTCGAAGAGGTCATGGAGCAGGAGACCGACCCCGACCTGCGCTTCGAGATTCAGAACCGCTTTCAGGAATTGCACGGCCTTCTGGAGGAGTATTTGCACAACGGCAGCCAGCCCGCCTTGCTTTCCGGCGCCAGGCAGCGCTGA
- a CDS encoding xanthine dehydrogenase family protein molybdopterin-binding subunit yields MKHIGQPVRRNEDARLLTGKAVFVDDVHLPAMLEAAFVRSDYAHGRILSINAEPARRHPGVVAVYTAEDLGGYWKPGPLLVPPPPIEGLVFNERTQVPLARHKVRHVGEPIALVLAENRYIAEDAAELVEVEIEPLEAVVDIEKALNEDAPLIHDELDSNLSAHVLQGKGDYESVRGQAATVVRRRFQYDRGASAAIENRGIVASWDPREQELTVWDSTQAPIPIRNGLAAMLGLSESQVQVIAPFIGGGFGPKIMMFYPEEVLLPWASMQLQRPIKWIEDREENFYATTQERGQVHWAEIALDAEGRILGVKDEFLHDAGAYAPYGLTVPINTQCTLLGCYVVPHYHSEFKAVFTNKPIVTPYRGAGRQHGVFVMERLLDLAARELGMDRVEIRRRNLIPPEDFPYDNEIIFQDFRPLVYDSGDYPRCLERTAEMIGYEDFLSRQQPEARREGRLLGLGLVSYVEGTGIGPYEGVRITVESSGKVNLVTGVGTQGQGHFTSLAQVAAEQLGVKVEDVRVVTGDTRQFHWGTGTFASRGAVVAGNACHAAAKDVRRKILEQASEALEAAREDLVLEEGKVFVKGSPESSLALGELAELANPLRGAVKPGTEPGLESTCYFGPEQGATANGVHAMIVEVDRETCHVEILRYAIVHDCGRVINPLILEGQIEGGVAQGIGNAFYEQLHFDESGQLMNASFMDFLLPTALEVPDLDMDHFETLSPLNELGVKGAGEAGAIPVAAAFAQAVEDALRPLGGDIEILDIPLSPNRLFEILNPPDEEDA; encoded by the coding sequence GTGAAGCACATCGGACAGCCCGTCCGCCGCAATGAGGACGCGCGGCTGCTCACCGGCAAGGCCGTCTTCGTCGACGACGTTCACCTTCCCGCGATGCTGGAGGCGGCCTTCGTGCGCAGCGACTATGCCCACGGACGCATCCTCTCCATCAACGCCGAGCCGGCCCGCCGCCATCCCGGAGTGGTGGCCGTCTACACCGCCGAGGACCTGGGCGGGTACTGGAAGCCGGGTCCGCTGCTGGTGCCTCCTCCGCCCATCGAAGGACTCGTCTTCAACGAGCGGACGCAGGTTCCGCTGGCCCGCCACAAGGTGCGTCACGTGGGCGAACCCATCGCCCTGGTGCTGGCCGAGAACCGCTACATCGCCGAGGACGCCGCCGAACTGGTGGAGGTCGAGATCGAACCGCTGGAGGCGGTCGTCGACATCGAGAAAGCCCTGAATGAGGACGCGCCGCTGATTCACGACGAGCTCGACAGCAACCTCTCGGCTCACGTCCTCCAGGGCAAGGGGGACTATGAGAGCGTGCGCGGACAGGCGGCGACAGTGGTGCGCCGGCGCTTCCAGTACGACCGCGGGGCGTCGGCGGCCATCGAGAACCGGGGAATCGTGGCCTCCTGGGACCCGCGGGAGCAGGAACTCACCGTGTGGGACTCCACTCAGGCGCCCATTCCCATCCGCAACGGCCTGGCGGCCATGCTGGGGCTGTCGGAATCGCAGGTGCAGGTCATCGCGCCTTTCATCGGGGGCGGATTCGGTCCCAAGATCATGATGTTCTACCCCGAGGAAGTGCTGCTTCCCTGGGCCTCCATGCAATTGCAGCGTCCGATCAAGTGGATCGAAGACCGGGAAGAGAATTTCTATGCCACCACTCAGGAGCGGGGGCAGGTTCATTGGGCTGAAATCGCCCTCGACGCCGAAGGACGCATTCTGGGCGTCAAGGACGAGTTTCTCCACGATGCCGGCGCTTACGCCCCCTACGGACTCACCGTCCCCATCAACACCCAGTGCACCCTGCTGGGCTGCTACGTGGTCCCTCACTACCACAGCGAGTTCAAGGCCGTTTTCACCAACAAGCCCATCGTCACTCCCTACCGCGGCGCCGGGCGCCAGCACGGCGTTTTCGTGATGGAACGGCTGCTCGACCTGGCGGCCCGCGAGTTGGGAATGGACCGGGTGGAGATCCGCCGCCGCAACCTGATTCCCCCCGAGGATTTTCCCTACGACAACGAGATCATCTTTCAGGACTTCCGTCCGCTGGTCTACGACTCGGGCGACTACCCCCGCTGCCTGGAGCGGACGGCGGAAATGATCGGCTATGAGGACTTCCTGTCCCGCCAGCAACCCGAGGCCCGGCGTGAGGGACGCCTGCTGGGGCTGGGCCTGGTCAGCTACGTGGAGGGGACGGGGATCGGTCCTTACGAGGGCGTGCGCATCACCGTCGAGTCCTCGGGCAAGGTCAACCTGGTGACGGGAGTGGGCACCCAGGGCCAGGGACATTTCACCTCCCTGGCCCAGGTGGCGGCCGAGCAACTGGGCGTCAAGGTCGAGGACGTGCGCGTGGTGACCGGCGACACGCGCCAGTTTCACTGGGGCACGGGGACCTTCGCCAGCCGCGGCGCGGTGGTGGCCGGAAACGCCTGCCACGCGGCCGCCAAGGACGTCCGCCGCAAGATCCTCGAGCAGGCTTCGGAAGCGCTGGAAGCGGCCCGTGAGGACCTTGTGTTGGAGGAGGGCAAAGTCTTCGTCAAGGGCTCTCCCGAGTCCTCGTTGGCGCTGGGCGAGCTGGCCGAGCTGGCCAATCCGCTGCGGGGAGCCGTCAAGCCGGGGACCGAGCCGGGACTGGAGTCCACCTGCTACTTCGGACCCGAGCAGGGCGCCACCGCCAACGGCGTCCACGCCATGATCGTGGAAGTCGACCGCGAGACCTGCCACGTCGAGATCCTGCGCTATGCCATCGTCCACGACTGCGGACGGGTCATCAATCCCCTCATCCTGGAAGGACAGATCGAGGGAGGCGTGGCCCAGGGCATCGGCAACGCCTTCTACGAGCAACTGCACTTCGACGAGTCGGGCCAGCTCATGAACGCCTCCTTCATGGACTTCCTTCTGCCCACGGCCCTGGAAGTGCCCGACCTGGACATGGACCACTTCGAGACCCTCTCGCCGCTCAACGAACTGGGCGTCAAAGGGGCCGGCGAAGCGGGCGCCATTCCGGTGGCCGCCGCCTTCGCCCAGGCCGTCGAGGACGCCCTGCGTCCGCTGGGCGGGGACATCGAGATTCTCGACATCCCGCTCAGTCCCAACCGTCTCTTCGAGATCCTCAACCCGCCGGACGAGGAGGACGCGTGA
- a CDS encoding ImmA/IrrE family metallo-endopeptidase — MARKKDDSSVDTRTRAQIRETADRLLRKAGACGRFPTPVPDLVAAAELQLEMDVSLNSGFLQRLYAELSESVKRALDKVLGVLDRRGRFIYLDHSVHEKKRVFLSLHEIAHDFLPWQRDLWAFLEESEHTIDPDMREQFEREANVFASDVLFQLDAFRDEAADLPLGMGSVLKLSQRYGSSFYAAARRYAATHHKPCALVVFDQPHPPSAKRLSVRRTIHSQAFLQRFGAGYWADSYGPESVFTLNRPEPEKVFFRPIPIRLRNLREETEEMRLEAFDSGFQIHYLIFPPQTD, encoded by the coding sequence ATGGCCAGGAAGAAAGACGACAGCTCTGTAGACACGCGGACGCGGGCGCAGATCAGGGAGACGGCTGATCGGTTGTTGCGCAAGGCGGGAGCCTGCGGCCGCTTTCCCACGCCCGTCCCCGACCTGGTGGCGGCGGCAGAACTGCAACTTGAGATGGATGTCTCCCTCAACTCCGGCTTCTTGCAGCGCCTCTACGCTGAACTCAGCGAGAGCGTCAAGCGGGCGCTGGACAAGGTTCTGGGAGTGCTCGACCGGCGGGGGCGCTTCATTTACCTCGACCACTCGGTGCACGAGAAGAAGCGGGTTTTCTTGTCGCTGCACGAGATCGCTCACGATTTTCTGCCCTGGCAGCGCGACTTGTGGGCATTCCTGGAGGAATCGGAGCACACTATCGATCCCGACATGCGCGAGCAGTTCGAGCGCGAAGCCAACGTTTTCGCCAGCGACGTGCTCTTTCAGCTCGACGCCTTCCGCGACGAGGCCGCCGATCTGCCCTTAGGGATGGGTTCCGTTCTCAAGCTCTCACAGCGCTACGGGTCGAGCTTCTATGCCGCCGCCCGCCGCTATGCCGCGACTCACCACAAGCCTTGCGCGCTGGTGGTTTTCGATCAGCCTCATCCGCCTTCGGCCAAGCGCCTCTCGGTGCGGCGGACGATCCATTCCCAGGCTTTCCTCCAGCGCTTCGGGGCAGGCTACTGGGCCGACAGCTATGGACCCGAGTCGGTGTTCACCCTTAACCGTCCCGAGCCCGAGAAGGTCTTCTTCCGCCCCATACCCATCCGCCTGCGCAACCTGCGCGAAGAAACCGAGGAGATGCGCCTGGAGGCCTTCGACTCCGGCTTCCAGATCCACTACCTCATCTTCCCCCCTCAAACAGATTAA
- a CDS encoding (2Fe-2S)-binding protein, with the protein MAVETGRQEKEIVVEVNGRQQRRAVEPRLLLSDFLRHELGLTGTHVGCEHGVCGACTVLMDGQAVRSCLIFAVQAHQRSLTTVEGLEAPAGRQLHPLQEAFREKHGLQCGFCTPGILMTLVPFLQENPRPAKEEIRRLLSGHLCRCTGYLKIVEAVQEYVAGSGREARSGDGA; encoded by the coding sequence GTGGCCGTGGAAACTGGGCGTCAAGAAAAGGAAATCGTGGTCGAGGTCAATGGGCGGCAGCAGCGCCGGGCGGTTGAACCCAGGCTGCTGCTGAGCGACTTTCTGCGCCATGAGCTGGGGCTGACGGGCACCCACGTGGGATGCGAGCACGGGGTGTGCGGAGCCTGCACGGTGCTGATGGACGGGCAAGCCGTGCGCTCCTGCCTGATTTTCGCGGTCCAGGCCCATCAGCGCTCGCTGACCACGGTGGAAGGGCTGGAGGCGCCGGCGGGACGCCAACTGCATCCTCTGCAGGAGGCCTTCCGCGAAAAACATGGCCTGCAGTGCGGATTCTGCACGCCCGGCATCCTCATGACCCTGGTTCCCTTCCTGCAAGAGAATCCCCGCCCCGCCAAAGAGGAGATCCGCCGGCTGCTCTCGGGTCATCTGTGCCGCTGTACCGGCTACCTCAAAATCGTCGAAGCCGTGCAGGAATACGTCGCGGGGTCCGGCCGGGAGGCTAGATCGGGGGACGGGGCGTGA
- a CDS encoding helix-turn-helix transcriptional regulator encodes MTLGAYLRHLRQAKGMTLRAVEKSSGVSNAYLSQLENGKLTNPSPPILHKLAKVYGASYQALMEKAGYLMPSRSADDKREGGSGRRKGRLPTFAVEELSEEEEEELLRYLAFIRSRKE; translated from the coding sequence ATGACTCTCGGAGCGTATCTCAGGCATCTGCGCCAGGCTAAGGGAATGACCTTGCGTGCGGTGGAAAAGTCCAGCGGCGTCTCCAACGCCTACTTGAGTCAGTTGGAGAACGGCAAGCTGACCAATCCCTCGCCGCCCATTCTCCACAAGCTGGCCAAGGTCTACGGCGCCTCTTACCAGGCCTTGATGGAAAAGGCCGGCTATCTGATGCCCTCCCGGTCTGCGGACGATAAGCGGGAGGGCGGTTCAGGAAGGCGCAAGGGCCGCTTGCCCACCTTCGCGGTGGAGGAGCTGAGCGAGGAAGAAGAGGAAGAGCTTCTTCGCTATCTGGCCTTTATCCGTTCGCGCAAAGAGTGA